One genomic region from Phycisphaeraceae bacterium encodes:
- a CDS encoding type II/IV secretion system protein, with translation MSVAATSDAPASAGGGGPGSDALSARPSDEFLRLIDHEFARRHLVLSAGRADDVELLLFAGSTRQAVLHNVGVRLGCKVCTRECGVEDLAIAIDRAYASERDEEQAAERAIILEASDDVTSDLDAAVREAERDLLSTHGKAPAVRLVDLVLFEALVRGASDVHLQPLRERTLVRYRLNGSLHTMRELPSSVAASVVSRIKVMAGLDVAERRAPQDGRASVSIGRAGGRHAAATGRQADLRISTLPSVYGERVVLRLLDPARSPHLSSFTALGMPDALERAYLAQIARTSGIVLSTGPTGSGKTTTLYASLAWISATNAGGSLRGCELNMVTVEDPVEYDLSGAGLAISQTQVDPKKNVTFATGLRHILRQDPDVIMVGEIRDEETARIAVQASLTGHLVLSTLHTSDSASAIARLLDLGVEPFLVSSSLSAVLAQRLVRTVHGACGGRGCEACLSTGFEGRTGLFELLVLDASLRSMISERAPANEILALARSRGMRTLHEHGLSLVSAGLTTAAELSRVIDAGEELAT, from the coding sequence GTGAGCGTGGCAGCGACCAGCGACGCGCCGGCTTCGGCGGGTGGTGGTGGACCCGGCAGCGATGCCTTGTCGGCGCGGCCAAGCGATGAGTTTCTTCGCTTGATCGATCACGAGTTTGCACGCCGGCACCTGGTGCTCAGTGCGGGCAGGGCGGACGATGTCGAACTTTTGCTCTTCGCCGGCAGTACGCGACAGGCCGTGCTGCACAATGTCGGCGTCAGACTCGGATGCAAGGTCTGCACGCGCGAGTGCGGCGTCGAGGATCTCGCCATTGCGATTGACCGCGCGTACGCCTCGGAGCGCGATGAAGAACAGGCTGCCGAACGGGCGATTATCCTCGAGGCCAGCGACGATGTGACAAGCGATCTTGATGCCGCCGTGCGTGAGGCCGAGCGCGATCTCCTGAGCACGCACGGCAAGGCTCCAGCGGTGAGGCTGGTCGATCTGGTGCTGTTTGAAGCGCTGGTGCGGGGCGCGAGCGATGTGCATCTGCAGCCGCTGCGTGAACGCACCTTGGTGCGCTACCGGCTCAATGGTTCATTGCACACGATGCGTGAGCTTCCATCATCCGTCGCGGCCAGCGTGGTCAGCCGGATCAAGGTGATGGCGGGCCTTGATGTGGCCGAGCGCCGGGCGCCGCAGGATGGACGCGCGTCGGTCTCGATCGGTCGCGCGGGCGGGCGGCACGCTGCGGCCACGGGTCGGCAGGCGGACCTGCGCATCAGCACCTTGCCGAGCGTGTATGGCGAGCGTGTGGTGCTGCGTCTGCTTGATCCGGCGCGCTCGCCGCATTTGTCGAGTTTTACTGCGCTGGGCATGCCCGATGCGCTTGAGCGTGCGTATCTGGCGCAGATCGCGCGCACCAGCGGCATCGTGCTCTCGACGGGCCCGACGGGCAGCGGCAAGACCACGACGCTCTATGCGAGTCTGGCGTGGATCAGCGCGACCAACGCCGGCGGCTCGCTGCGCGGCTGCGAACTCAACATGGTCACGGTCGAAGACCCTGTCGAATACGACCTGTCGGGTGCCGGGCTTGCGATCAGCCAGACGCAGGTCGATCCGAAGAAGAATGTTACGTTTGCCACAGGTCTGCGTCACATTCTCCGGCAGGATCCCGATGTCATCATGGTCGGCGAGATTCGCGACGAAGAGACAGCCAGGATTGCGGTGCAGGCGAGTCTGACCGGGCATCTGGTGCTCTCGACCCTGCATACCAGTGATTCGGCCAGCGCGATCGCGCGATTGCTCGATCTCGGCGTCGAGCCGTTTCTGGTCTCGTCGTCGCTCAGTGCGGTGCTGGCCCAGCGTCTGGTGCGCACGGTGCACGGCGCGTGTGGCGGCCGCGGCTGCGAAGCCTGTCTGTCAACAGGCTTTGAGGGCAGAACCGGATTATTTGAACTGCTGGTGCTCGATGCGTCCCTGCGTTCGATGATCAGCGAGCGTGCCCCGGCCAATGAGATCCTGGCGCTGGCCCGCTCGCGCGGCATGCGCACGCTGCACGAGCACGGCCTGTCGCTGGTCTCTGCGGGCCTCACCACTGCCGCCGAACTCTCGCGTGTCATTGACGCTGGCGAGGAGCTTGCGACATGA